A genome region from Geodermatophilus bullaregiensis includes the following:
- a CDS encoding SGNH/GDSL hydrolase family protein: MGAVAVRATRPAAAALAPVLVVQGAGVRRRTPVLPEAAGPRSGAVPGDGPPLTVAVVGESPAAGVGVTTQDDALAARFAAALAGRCGRAVHWRLSARTGTTAQRATDRLVPGLAGPPADVVLVQLGVNDTLRLRARAAWRRDVTALLDALAPLVAPDGVVVLAGLPDLAAFPTLPQPLRGVLGRHARVLDRELDALAAARPGVRHAPTPPLSGREHFAGDGFHPNAAAVREWAADLAGVGLSGRPAR, from the coding sequence ATGGGAGCCGTCGCGGTCCGCGCCACCCGTCCCGCCGCCGCCGCGCTCGCGCCGGTCCTGGTCGTCCAGGGCGCGGGTGTCCGCCGGCGCACGCCCGTCCTGCCGGAGGCGGCCGGGCCGCGCAGCGGGGCCGTGCCGGGCGACGGGCCGCCGCTGACCGTGGCGGTCGTCGGTGAGTCGCCCGCGGCCGGCGTCGGCGTCACCACGCAGGACGACGCGCTCGCGGCCCGCTTCGCCGCCGCGCTGGCCGGCCGCTGCGGCCGCGCGGTGCACTGGCGGCTGTCGGCGCGCACCGGGACGACGGCGCAGCGCGCCACCGACCGCCTGGTGCCCGGGCTGGCCGGCCCGCCCGCCGACGTCGTCCTGGTGCAGCTCGGGGTGAACGACACCCTGCGGCTGCGCGCACGGGCGGCCTGGCGCCGTGACGTCACCGCCCTGCTCGACGCGCTGGCGCCGCTGGTCGCACCGGACGGCGTCGTCGTCCTGGCCGGGTTGCCCGACCTGGCCGCCTTCCCCACGCTCCCGCAGCCGCTGCGCGGGGTCCTCGGCCGGCACGCCCGCGTCCTGGACCGCGAGCTGGACGCCCTGGCCGCCGCGCGGCCGGGGGTCCGCCACGCCCCGACGCCGCCGCTGTCCGGCCGGGAGCACTTCGCCGGGGACGGCTTCCACCCGAACGCCGCCGCCGTCCGGGAGTGGGCGGCCGACCTCGCCGGGGTCGGCCTGTCCGGCCGCCCCGCCCGCTAG
- the soxR gene encoding redox-sensitive transcriptional activator SoxR yields MDGLSIGEVAARSGMAPSALRYYEAQGLVTATRTAGGARRFPRSVLRRLAFVRAAQNVGLSLPEIRAALDTLPEGRAPSARDWARLSRGWRDRLDEQIAALEQLRDGLSSCIGCGCLSLKTCALSNPGDVAAGQGAGARWLSPLLRRVPPASNAG; encoded by the coding sequence GTGGACGGGTTGTCGATCGGTGAGGTGGCCGCCCGCTCCGGGATGGCGCCGTCGGCCCTGCGCTACTACGAGGCGCAGGGGCTCGTCACCGCCACCCGCACCGCCGGGGGCGCGCGGCGCTTCCCCCGCTCGGTGCTGCGGCGGCTGGCCTTCGTGCGCGCGGCGCAGAACGTCGGGCTGTCGCTGCCGGAGATCCGCGCCGCCCTGGACACCCTCCCGGAGGGGCGCGCGCCGTCGGCCCGCGACTGGGCGCGGCTCTCGCGCGGCTGGCGCGACCGGCTCGACGAGCAGATCGCGGCGCTCGAGCAGCTGCGCGACGGGCTGTCGTCGTGCATCGGCTGCGGCTGCCTGTCGCTGAAGACCTGCGCGCTGTCCAACCCGGGCGACGTCGCCGCCGGGCAGGGGGCCGGCGCCCGGTGGCTCTCGCCGCTGCTGCGGCGGGTGCCGCCCGCCAGCAACGCGGGGTGA
- a CDS encoding energy-coupling factor ABC transporter substrate-binding protein codes for MTRRRLVTALLVLAVLALFALPLLLDGGAEYAGTDGQATAAIEESGYRPWFESVFSPSSAEVESGLFALQAALGGGVLGYVLGRLRGRRQAARPDQQPADDT; via the coding sequence GTGACCCGCCGCCGCCTGGTCACCGCCCTGCTCGTCCTCGCCGTGCTCGCGCTGTTCGCCCTGCCCCTGCTGCTCGACGGCGGCGCCGAGTACGCCGGCACCGACGGCCAGGCCACCGCGGCGATCGAGGAGTCGGGCTACCGGCCGTGGTTCGAGTCGGTGTTCTCGCCGTCGTCGGCCGAGGTCGAGTCGGGGCTGTTCGCGCTGCAGGCCGCGCTGGGCGGAGGCGTGCTCGGCTACGTGCTCGGCCGGCTGCGCGGCCGCCGCCAGGCGGCCCGCCCCGACCAGCAGCCCGCGGACGACACGTGA
- a CDS encoding energy-coupling factor ABC transporter ATP-binding protein: MSHRTLTAEGLVVGYERGRRVLDGASLTVPAGRRLAVLGANGSGKTTLLRCLSGALRPDAGGVAVDGALLRHTRGGLRAHRQEVQLVLQDPDDQLFSASVAQDVSFGPLNLGLPEEQVRQRVAEALRLLAVDGLAGRPTHQLSYGERKRVAIAGAVAVRPCVLLLDEPTAGLDPSAVSEALAALARLQDSGSTVVMSTHDVDLALRWADEVAVVVGRRVVQGPPEVVLADDDLLARARLDRPWALTVGARLRELGLLPDGALPRDAAALLAALPERPGVPR, from the coding sequence ATGAGCCACCGGACGCTGACCGCCGAGGGCCTGGTCGTCGGCTACGAGCGCGGCCGCCGCGTGCTCGACGGCGCGTCGCTCACCGTCCCGGCCGGACGCCGCCTGGCGGTGCTCGGCGCCAACGGCTCGGGCAAGACCACCCTCCTGCGCTGCCTGTCCGGCGCCCTGCGCCCCGACGCCGGCGGCGTCGCCGTCGACGGCGCCCTGCTGCGGCACACCCGCGGGGGCCTGCGCGCCCACCGGCAGGAGGTCCAGCTCGTGCTGCAGGACCCCGACGACCAGCTGTTCAGCGCCTCCGTCGCCCAGGACGTCTCCTTCGGCCCGCTCAACCTGGGCCTGCCCGAGGAGCAGGTGCGCCAGCGGGTGGCCGAGGCGCTGCGGCTGCTCGCCGTCGACGGCCTGGCCGGCCGGCCCACCCACCAGTTGTCCTACGGCGAGCGCAAGCGCGTGGCGATCGCGGGGGCGGTGGCCGTGCGCCCGTGCGTGCTGCTGCTCGACGAGCCCACCGCGGGCCTCGACCCCTCCGCGGTCAGCGAGGCCCTGGCCGCGCTGGCCCGGCTGCAGGACTCCGGCTCGACCGTCGTCATGAGCACCCACGACGTCGACCTCGCGCTGCGCTGGGCCGACGAGGTGGCCGTCGTCGTCGGCCGGCGGGTGGTGCAGGGCCCGCCGGAGGTGGTCCTGGCCGACGACGACCTGCTCGCCCGCGCCCGCCTCGACCGGCCGTGGGCGCTCACCGTCGGCGCCCGCCTGCGCGAGCTCGGCCTGCTGCCCGACGGCGCCCTCCCGCGCGACGCCGCCGCCCTGCTGGCCGCGCTGCCGGAGCGGCCGGGCGTCCCCAGGTGA
- a CDS encoding energy-coupling factor ABC transporter permease, with the protein MHIAEGFLPAPHAIGWTVAAAPFVVHGARAVAREVREHPESTLLLGAAGAFTFVLSAIKLPSVFGSSSHPTGTGAGAVLFRPPVMALLGTVVLLFQALLLAHGGLTTLGANAFAFAVVGPWAGYGAYRLTRALGAGLLPGVFVALALADLATYVTTSLQLALAFPDPAGGLAGAAVKFLGVFALTQVPLAVGEGLLGVLLFRVLTVNARPELERLGVLPPEPAPTEERA; encoded by the coding sequence ATGCACATCGCTGAGGGCTTCCTGCCGGCGCCGCACGCGATCGGCTGGACCGTCGCCGCCGCCCCCTTCGTCGTGCACGGCGCCCGCGCGGTGGCCCGGGAGGTGCGCGAGCACCCCGAGTCGACGCTGCTCCTCGGCGCGGCCGGCGCCTTCACCTTCGTGCTCAGCGCGATCAAGCTCCCCTCGGTCTTCGGCAGCTCCAGCCACCCGACCGGCACCGGCGCCGGCGCGGTGCTGTTCCGCCCGCCGGTGATGGCGCTCCTCGGCACGGTGGTCCTGCTGTTCCAGGCGCTGCTGCTGGCCCACGGCGGGCTCACCACGCTCGGCGCCAACGCGTTCGCCTTCGCCGTCGTCGGGCCGTGGGCCGGCTACGGCGCCTACCGGCTGACCCGCGCGCTGGGCGCCGGGCTGCTGCCCGGCGTCTTCGTCGCCCTCGCCCTGGCCGACCTCGCCACCTACGTCACGACGTCGCTGCAGTTGGCCCTGGCCTTCCCCGACCCGGCCGGCGGCCTCGCCGGCGCGGCGGTGAAGTTCCTCGGCGTCTTCGCCCTCACCCAGGTGCCGCTGGCGGTCGGCGAGGGGCTGCTCGGCGTGCTGCTGTTCCGGGTGCTCACCGTCAACGCCCGGCCCGAGCTCGAGCGGCTGGGCGTGCTGCCGCCGGAGCCCGCGCCCACCGAGGAGCGCGCGTGA
- the ygiD gene encoding 4,5-DOPA dioxygenase extradiol has protein sequence MTLMPAAFIGHGNPMNALERNRYTDAWRAFGRSVPRPRAILVVSAHWYVHATAVTAMARPRTIHDFFGFPPELFDVHYDAPGLPELHEQVSDVVSPTWVGADLDSWGIDHGTWSVLLHAFPEADVPVVQLSINALKSADHHLQMGAALAPLREDGVLVIGSGNVVHNLGGVSRALPDAGFDWAQRFDEQAEELMLTDPAGISRLDGHRDFDLAVPTPDHFLPLLYVAGMAAATGTTADVLVDGYAYGSLSMTSYTVGMPAPRAGGNGFAAPLPDGPPPDGANI, from the coding sequence ATGACCCTCATGCCCGCCGCCTTCATCGGCCACGGCAACCCGATGAACGCCCTCGAGCGCAACCGCTACACCGACGCCTGGCGCGCCTTCGGGCGGTCGGTGCCCCGGCCGCGGGCGATCCTGGTCGTCTCGGCCCACTGGTACGTGCACGCCACCGCGGTGACGGCGATGGCCCGGCCGCGCACCATCCACGACTTCTTCGGCTTCCCGCCCGAGCTCTTCGACGTCCACTACGACGCCCCGGGCCTCCCGGAGCTGCACGAGCAGGTCTCCGACGTCGTCTCCCCGACCTGGGTGGGCGCCGACCTGGACAGCTGGGGCATCGACCACGGCACCTGGTCGGTGCTGCTGCACGCCTTCCCCGAGGCCGACGTCCCGGTGGTGCAGCTGTCGATCAACGCGCTCAAGAGCGCCGACCACCACCTGCAGATGGGGGCGGCGCTGGCGCCGCTGCGCGAGGACGGCGTGCTGGTGATCGGCAGCGGCAACGTGGTGCACAACCTCGGCGGGGTCAGCCGCGCCCTGCCCGACGCCGGGTTCGACTGGGCGCAGCGCTTCGACGAGCAGGCCGAGGAGCTGATGCTCACCGACCCCGCGGGGATCTCGCGGCTCGACGGCCACCGCGACTTCGACCTCGCCGTCCCGACGCCCGACCACTTCCTGCCACTGCTCTACGTGGCCGGCATGGCCGCTGCGACCGGGACGACGGCCGACGTGCTGGTCGACGGCTACGCCTACGGCTCGCTGTCGATGACCTCCTACACCGTCGGCATGCCGGCCCCGCGGGCCGGCGGCAACGGCTTCGCCGCACCGCTCCCCGACGGACCGCCGCCGGACGGCGCCAACATCTAG
- a CDS encoding S-adenosylmethionine:tRNA ribosyltransferase-isomerase has product MTTTFALPPGSEATAPPEHRGLTRDGVRLMAVRPGSVTHARFTDLPDLLEPGDLVVVNTSATLPARLDARRADGRVVPLHVSTALDDGSWVVEVRRPGNDGPETGLEPGAELGLPGGVRLRLRTGFPDPARPSRLWRARVEPAVALVPYLAEHGRPVRYGYLQAPVRLAETQNVYATEPGSAENASAGRPFTDRLLVRLVARGIPVVPLVLHAGVSSPELHEPPAPERYRVPEVTARLVTATRAAGRRVVAVGTTVTRALETVTGDDGVTRAGEGWTDLVLGPDSPARAVTGLVTGLHAPEASHLLLLEAVAGPDLVDSAYRAAVAGGYLWHEYGDSMLFLP; this is encoded by the coding sequence GTGACCACGACCTTCGCCCTCCCGCCCGGCAGCGAGGCGACGGCGCCGCCCGAGCACCGCGGCCTGACCCGCGACGGCGTCCGGCTCATGGCCGTGCGCCCGGGCAGCGTCACGCACGCCCGCTTCACCGACCTCCCCGACCTGCTCGAGCCGGGCGACCTCGTGGTGGTCAACACCTCGGCGACGCTCCCCGCCCGCCTCGACGCCCGCCGTGCCGACGGCCGGGTGGTCCCGCTGCACGTGTCCACGGCGCTCGACGACGGCTCCTGGGTGGTGGAGGTCCGCCGTCCCGGCAACGACGGGCCCGAGACGGGGCTGGAGCCCGGCGCCGAGCTGGGTCTCCCCGGCGGCGTCCGGCTGCGCCTGCGGACCGGCTTCCCCGACCCGGCGCGCCCGTCGCGGCTGTGGCGGGCCCGGGTCGAGCCGGCGGTCGCGCTCGTCCCCTACCTGGCCGAGCACGGCCGGCCGGTGCGCTACGGCTACCTGCAGGCACCCGTGCGGCTGGCCGAGACGCAGAACGTCTACGCCACCGAACCGGGCAGCGCGGAGAACGCCAGCGCCGGGCGGCCGTTCACCGACCGGCTGCTGGTGCGGCTGGTGGCGCGCGGCATCCCGGTGGTCCCGCTGGTGCTGCACGCCGGCGTCTCCAGCCCGGAGCTGCACGAGCCGCCGGCGCCCGAGCGCTACCGCGTCCCCGAGGTCACCGCGCGGCTGGTGACCGCCACCCGGGCCGCCGGGCGGCGGGTGGTCGCGGTGGGCACCACGGTCACCCGGGCGCTGGAGACCGTCACCGGCGACGACGGCGTCACCCGTGCCGGCGAGGGCTGGACCGACCTCGTGCTGGGTCCGGACTCCCCGGCGCGCGCGGTGACCGGACTGGTCACCGGGCTGCACGCGCCCGAGGCCAGCCACCTGCTGCTCCTGGAGGCCGTCGCCGGGCCGGACCTGGTGGACAGCGCCTACCGGGCGGCGGTGGCCGGGGGCTACCTGTGGCACGAGTACGGCGACTCGATGCTCTTCCTGCCCTGA
- a CDS encoding (2Fe-2S)-binding protein codes for MDGGPQAVVAARVPGAAGLGLLPPPSARPVPATLLADPDWTARRVTALGHRYRGDDRRVLATVWWYSASAVLLTPVVAGLATGRPLSARLADTTLYELTGGLPVAGVSAAPPGPDPAGELRETLAAVVTAVARAGGVRERPLWAVATDSLAGRLLAVGRALGDVATVTALAAPVAAAVGEPLPAPRYTDVGGVRFVRRVSCCLLYRLPAQPVCTACPGRPPAERQVLLEAAAGLW; via the coding sequence GTGGACGGCGGACCCCAGGCGGTGGTGGCAGCCCGCGTGCCCGGCGCCGCGGGCCTGGGGCTGCTGCCGCCGCCGTCGGCCCGCCCGGTGCCCGCCACGCTGCTGGCCGACCCGGACTGGACGGCGCGGCGGGTCACCGCGCTCGGCCACCGGTACCGCGGCGACGACCGCCGCGTCCTGGCCACGGTGTGGTGGTACTCGGCCTCGGCGGTGCTGCTGACGCCGGTGGTGGCGGGGCTGGCCACCGGCCGGCCGCTGTCGGCGCGGCTGGCCGACACGACCCTGTACGAGCTGACCGGGGGACTGCCGGTGGCCGGCGTCTCGGCGGCGCCGCCGGGGCCGGACCCCGCGGGGGAGCTGCGGGAGACGCTCGCGGCGGTGGTCACCGCGGTGGCCCGGGCCGGCGGCGTGCGCGAGCGGCCGCTGTGGGCGGTGGCCACCGACTCGCTGGCCGGCCGGCTGCTGGCGGTGGGCCGGGCGCTGGGCGACGTCGCGACGGTGACCGCCCTGGCCGCCCCGGTGGCCGCGGCCGTGGGGGAGCCGCTGCCCGCGCCGCGGTACACCGACGTCGGCGGCGTCCGGTTCGTGCGCCGGGTCTCGTGCTGCCTGCTGTACCGGCTGCCGGCCCAGCCGGTGTGCACCGCGTGCCCCGGCCGCCCACCCGCGGAGCGGCAGGTGCTGCTGGAGGCGGCGGCCGGGCTCTGGTGA
- the cobC gene encoding Rv2231c family pyridoxal phosphate-dependent protein CobC, whose protein sequence is MTDVDLDHHGDAELAPGLADLAVNVRPGTPPPWLREVLRAALDDVAAYPDAGPARAAVAAAHGRDPAEVLLTAGAAEAFVLVARALTPRRAVVVHPSFTEPEAALRAAGHPVERLLLEPPGYLLREVPDDADLVVLGNPTNPTSVLHPREAVAALARPGRVLLVDEAFADTVPGEPGSLADRTDLPGLIVVRSLTKTWGLAGLRVGYALGPAPLVAALAAAQPHWPLSTPALAAAVACTAPAARAEAAAAARELVAHRAALLTALPDGVAVAGEPRSSFVLLRVPDGARVRAALRERGWAVRRGDTFPGLSPDHLRVAVRDPATSRAFAADLAAILGGNAVPGGDPLSTHPTVSAARGQAS, encoded by the coding sequence GTGACCGACGTCGACCTCGACCACCACGGCGACGCCGAGCTCGCCCCCGGCCTGGCCGACCTCGCGGTCAACGTCCGCCCCGGCACCCCGCCGCCGTGGCTCCGGGAGGTGCTCCGGGCGGCCCTCGACGACGTCGCCGCCTACCCCGACGCCGGCCCGGCGCGCGCCGCGGTGGCCGCCGCGCACGGCCGCGACCCCGCCGAGGTGCTGCTCACCGCCGGCGCCGCCGAGGCGTTCGTGCTGGTGGCGCGGGCGCTCACGCCCCGCCGCGCGGTCGTGGTGCACCCCTCGTTCACCGAGCCGGAGGCGGCGCTGCGCGCGGCCGGGCACCCGGTCGAGCGGCTGCTGCTGGAGCCCCCCGGGTACCTCCTGCGCGAGGTGCCCGACGACGCCGACCTCGTCGTCCTCGGCAACCCGACCAACCCCACCTCGGTGCTGCACCCCCGCGAGGCCGTCGCCGCGCTGGCCCGCCCCGGCCGGGTGCTGCTGGTCGACGAGGCGTTCGCCGACACCGTCCCCGGCGAGCCGGGGTCGCTGGCCGACCGCACCGACCTGCCCGGGCTGATCGTCGTCCGCAGCCTGACCAAGACCTGGGGGCTGGCGGGGCTGCGGGTCGGCTACGCGCTCGGCCCGGCGCCGCTGGTCGCGGCGCTGGCGGCCGCGCAGCCGCACTGGCCGCTGTCCACGCCGGCGCTCGCCGCCGCGGTCGCCTGCACGGCCCCGGCCGCCCGGGCGGAGGCCGCCGCCGCGGCGCGGGAGCTGGTCGCGCACCGCGCCGCGCTGCTGACCGCTCTCCCGGACGGCGTCGCCGTCGCCGGGGAGCCGCGGTCGTCGTTCGTGCTGCTGCGGGTCCCGGACGGTGCACGCGTCCGCGCGGCGCTGCGGGAGCGGGGCTGGGCGGTGCGCCGCGGGGACACCTTCCCGGGCCTGTCCCCCGACCACCTCCGGGTGGCCGTGCGCGACCCGGCGACCTCGCGCGCGTTCGCCGCGGACCTCGCTGCGATCCTTGGGGGGAACGCCGTCCCCGGAGGAGATCCGCTGAGCACCCACCCGACCGTGTCCGCGGCCCGCGGGCAGGCCTCGTGA
- the cobA gene encoding uroporphyrinogen-III C-methyltransferase: MSATPVDPVTGVVYPVGLRLLDRRVVVVGGGQVAHRRVAGLLEARARVTVVSPEVTPALEALVEPGSLAWVRRRYQTGDLDGAWYAVAATDDPAVNAAVAEEAERLHVFCARADDRSASSVWTPAVGRQGDLVVGVHGGGDPQRAVGVRDAVVAGLTDGSIRDRASREPEGGRAGSVVLVGGGPGDPGLITVRGQQAVAQADVVLADHLAPQSLLASLPPEVEVIDASKLPRGRSMAQEQINALLVEHALAGKRVVRLKGGDPFVFGRGMEELEACVAAGVPVEVVPGVTSAIGVPGLAGIPVTHRGLTHEFVVVSGHVPPGHPASLVDWPALGRLRGTVVVLMGVDTAGAIAAALVEHGRAPDTPVAVVADGSTATQRVVRTTLAGLARTLADEGIRPPAVWVVGEVVSLGA; encoded by the coding sequence GTGAGCGCCACCCCCGTCGACCCCGTGACCGGCGTCGTCTACCCCGTGGGCCTGCGGCTGCTCGACCGCCGCGTGGTGGTGGTGGGCGGTGGCCAGGTCGCCCACCGCCGCGTGGCCGGGCTGCTGGAGGCGCGCGCCCGCGTCACCGTGGTCAGCCCCGAGGTCACCCCCGCGCTGGAGGCGCTGGTCGAGCCCGGCTCGCTGGCCTGGGTCCGCCGCCGCTACCAGACCGGCGACCTCGACGGCGCCTGGTACGCCGTGGCCGCCACCGACGACCCCGCCGTCAACGCCGCGGTGGCCGAGGAGGCCGAGCGCCTGCACGTCTTCTGCGCCCGTGCCGACGACCGCTCGGCGTCCAGCGTCTGGACCCCCGCCGTCGGCCGGCAGGGCGACCTGGTCGTCGGCGTGCACGGCGGCGGCGACCCGCAGCGGGCCGTGGGCGTGCGCGACGCCGTCGTCGCCGGGCTGACCGACGGCAGCATCCGCGACCGCGCCTCCCGCGAGCCCGAGGGCGGGCGGGCCGGCAGCGTCGTCCTGGTCGGCGGCGGGCCGGGCGACCCGGGGCTGATCACGGTGCGGGGGCAGCAGGCGGTCGCGCAGGCCGACGTCGTCCTGGCCGACCACCTGGCGCCGCAGTCGCTGCTGGCCTCGCTGCCGCCGGAGGTCGAGGTCATCGACGCCTCGAAGCTGCCGCGCGGGCGGTCGATGGCGCAGGAGCAGATCAACGCGCTGCTGGTCGAGCACGCGCTGGCCGGCAAGCGGGTGGTGCGGCTCAAGGGCGGCGACCCGTTCGTCTTCGGCCGCGGCATGGAGGAGCTCGAGGCGTGCGTGGCCGCGGGCGTGCCGGTCGAGGTCGTCCCGGGCGTGACCAGCGCGATCGGCGTCCCGGGCCTGGCCGGCATCCCGGTCACCCACCGCGGGCTGACCCACGAGTTCGTCGTCGTCTCCGGGCACGTGCCGCCCGGGCACCCCGCCTCGCTGGTCGACTGGCCGGCGCTGGGCCGGCTGCGCGGCACGGTCGTGGTGCTCATGGGCGTGGACACCGCCGGGGCGATCGCCGCGGCGCTGGTCGAGCACGGCCGCGCCCCGGACACCCCGGTCGCCGTCGTCGCCGACGGGTCGACGGCGACCCAGCGGGTGGTCCGGACGACGCTGGCCGGCCTCGCCCGGACGCTGGCCGACGAGGGCATCCGCCCGCCCGCGGTGTGGGTGGTCGGCGAGGTCGTGTCGCTGGGGGCCTGA
- the cbiQ gene encoding cobalt ECF transporter T component CbiQ has protein sequence MSGLAVDDAAWASAWRARSPVDKLLLCAGLVVCALVLPAWPGSLLVAVTAVVLALGPARVPARTFGRAVRWPLAFVVVGALTAVVSVGGDGLGWAPDAAARAGSLVGHSVAGGAAVLLLATTTPVSDLLPALHRLRVPAAVVEVASVTYRLLFVLLESLSTIREAQANRMGYSSLRRSYRSSGVLAAAVLTRSWDRARRMQEGLAGRGMETGLRVLPEALPSSRGFLAATAAGLAAIVAVGVLAA, from the coding sequence GTGAGCGGACTGGCGGTGGACGACGCCGCCTGGGCCAGCGCCTGGCGCGCCCGCTCCCCCGTCGACAAGCTGCTGCTCTGCGCCGGCCTGGTGGTGTGCGCGCTGGTCCTGCCGGCGTGGCCGGGCAGCCTGCTGGTGGCCGTCACCGCCGTCGTCCTCGCGCTCGGCCCCGCCCGCGTGCCGGCCCGCACCTTCGGCCGGGCGGTGCGCTGGCCGCTGGCCTTCGTCGTCGTGGGCGCGCTGACCGCCGTCGTCTCGGTCGGCGGCGACGGGCTCGGCTGGGCGCCCGACGCCGCCGCCCGCGCCGGCTCGCTGGTCGGGCACTCGGTCGCCGGCGGTGCGGCGGTGCTGCTGCTGGCCACCACCACACCGGTGTCGGACCTGTTGCCCGCCCTGCACCGGCTGCGCGTCCCGGCCGCCGTGGTCGAGGTCGCGTCGGTGACCTACCGGCTGCTGTTCGTGCTGCTGGAGAGCCTGTCCACCATCCGCGAGGCGCAGGCCAACCGCATGGGCTACTCGTCGCTGCGCCGCTCCTACCGCTCGTCGGGCGTGCTGGCCGCGGCGGTGCTCACCCGCTCCTGGGACCGCGCCCGGCGGATGCAGGAGGGCCTGGCCGGCCGCGGCATGGAGACCGGGCTGCGGGTGCTGCCCGAGGCCCTGCCCTCGTCGCGCGGCTTCCTCGCCGCCACCGCGGCCGGGCTCGCGGCGATCGTCGCCGTCGGGGTGCTCGCCGCATGA
- a CDS encoding cobalamin biosynthesis protein: protein MRVTVGVGAVSGVRAAEVLAAVDAVLPAGARVTGLATLDVRAAEPGLVAAAADRGWPLTGHPAAALAAVAVPSPSPRVAGAVGTASVAEAAALLGGGRLVVGKTVRGRVTVAVAA, encoded by the coding sequence GTGAGGGTCACCGTCGGCGTCGGCGCGGTGTCGGGCGTGCGCGCCGCGGAGGTGCTCGCCGCCGTCGACGCCGTCCTGCCCGCGGGCGCCCGCGTGACCGGGCTGGCCACGCTCGACGTCCGCGCCGCCGAGCCCGGGCTGGTCGCCGCCGCGGCCGACCGCGGCTGGCCGCTGACCGGTCACCCCGCCGCCGCGCTGGCCGCCGTCGCCGTCCCGTCGCCGTCGCCCCGGGTCGCCGGCGCGGTGGGGACGGCGTCGGTGGCCGAGGCCGCCGCCCTGCTCGGTGGCGGGCGGCTGGTGGTCGGCAAGACGGTGCGCGGCCGGGTCACCGTGGCGGTGGCCGCGTGA
- a CDS encoding SDR family NAD(P)-dependent oxidoreductase gives MTPRTALVTGASRGLGRALAGALAARGWRLVVDGRDARRLADAVAGLPDPGLVTAVAGDVADPAHRAALAAAVGGRLDLLVNNASDLGPTPLPPLADLPPAALERVLAVNTVAPLALLQAVLPALERAGGTVVSVSSDAAVEAYPGWGGYGASKAALDRLTAVLAVEHPRLRVYAVDPGDMDTDMHRAAAPEDDGLPAPETVVPALLRLLDDDAPPSGRLRAAELLPAGVTR, from the coding sequence ATGACACCTCGCACCGCACTGGTCACCGGCGCCTCCCGCGGTCTGGGCCGCGCCCTCGCCGGCGCTCTCGCCGCCCGCGGCTGGCGCCTCGTCGTCGACGGCCGCGACGCCCGCCGTCTCGCGGACGCCGTCGCCGGGCTGCCCGACCCCGGCCTGGTCACCGCCGTGGCCGGCGACGTCGCCGACCCCGCCCACCGCGCGGCCCTGGCGGCGGCCGTCGGCGGCCGGCTCGACCTGCTGGTCAACAACGCCAGCGACCTCGGCCCCACCCCGCTCCCACCGCTGGCCGACCTCCCGCCCGCCGCCCTCGAGCGCGTGCTCGCGGTCAACACCGTGGCGCCCCTGGCCCTGCTGCAGGCGGTGCTGCCCGCCCTCGAGCGGGCCGGCGGCACGGTCGTGTCGGTCAGCAGCGACGCCGCCGTCGAGGCCTACCCCGGCTGGGGCGGCTACGGCGCGAGCAAGGCCGCCCTCGACCGGCTCACCGCCGTGCTGGCCGTCGAGCACCCGCGGCTGCGCGTCTACGCCGTCGACCCCGGTGACATGGACACCGACATGCACCGGGCCGCGGCACCCGAGGACGACGGCCTGCCGGCACCCGAGACCGTCGTCCCGGCCCTCCTGCGCCTGCTCGACGACGACGCCCCACCCAGCGGCCGGCTCCGCGCCGCCGAGCTCCTGCCGGCGGGGGTGACCCGGTGA